GAGGAGTGGACTCATATTCAGGGTGAGTCCGATAGAGAAACAGTGTACTACGATTCGGATTCCATTGAGGTCGGTGATGGGGGATTATTCGTTTGGACTATGATTGATTTTTCGGCACAGCAAATGGGGGTTCTTTCTAGGAAGAATTTTATTCAGATCAATTGTGCGCATAGGCGCTATCAAACTCTCGTGCAGATCCTGTACGAGGGACCATTTGGTAGCGGAGCATCCTATAAGACCGATATAGTCTCAGGTGGTATGGCGTCTGCCTCATCTAATTCAGTCATAAGTGGTGTGATGAATAAGTTGTGCGGCTAATTTGGCCTAACACCGGCACGCTCGGCGTATGCAACCACAAGTTGTTACAGGCATCTACCTCACCGTTATCACAAGCACGTCTCAAAGCTTCTACGTCATCGACCTCTGCGGAATAGGCGCTGAATAACAGCATCAATACTACCGCTAGTTTATGCATCAACCTGCCCTTCTATTATATTGTTAGTAGCTGCTGTTCAAGTAACAATGGGCCGCAACGGTCAGAATATGAAAAATATCTCCGGTTTTACCGAAGCAGTGGCATCAGCACCCTTATTTTTCCGGGAATCGTCAGGTCTAGCGTGACGTTTTCCCGACCTCGAAATTTATATCATTGACACAGATTAACTGTCGAATTTTTCGGAACTAATCTCAGTCACGCACCTCGAACTGGGGCGCTATATAAATTTTGCTTCATTTGGTGTAAGCTCGGAACAGCAGTACAGGCTAGCAACTGATTTATCATTTTTTAAAAGAGGTCCTGTGTCACGCTTCGTGTTATATGTCTTGGTTTTTTACAGCGTAAACTTTAGCGTAGCGATTGCAGGAGACGTAGAGGCCGGTAAGGCTCGGTATTCGCAAAACTGCTTTGTCTGCCATGGCCCTTCAGGGAAAGGACTGTCCAGTTATCCCAAGTTGGCCGGAAAAGATATTGCCTACTTAGTAGACAGACTCAAAAGATACCGATCTGAGGAGAGATTTGGACCTAATTCTGATCTCATGATAATAAATGCAATTCCTCTAAGTGATGACGAAATCGCAAACCTAGCTGCTTATTTGAACAGCGCAAAAGTACAGTAAATACTTAATCTAATAATAACGGAGGTAATAAAAATGAAGAAGAGTTTAATCTCTGCTCTTTTCGTCCTAGGGGTCAGCGCATTAGTTAGCAGTAGCTTTGCTGGAGGCCATAAGGGTAAGAGCGCAGCTGTGCCACAAATAACGCAAGAAGCGGTGTTGACAGGGCTCGAGAGTCCTTGGGATACAGACTTCCTTGCGGATGGAACGATGTTTTTCACCGAGAAGTGTAAAGGATTTTCTGTAAGACTGCCTTCCGGAAAAGTTCAAGCTCTATATGGAATGACCGGTTCCAAAGGATACGCGGACACAGGCAATGATCTTTGGTGTACCAACCAAGCAGGTATGTTGGGTATCGCAGTTGATCCAAACTTTGATAAAAACCGTAGAATCTATGTTGCTTCTGCATCCACCAAATATCATGGTAGCGGATGTAAAACAAATTTCGAACGATGCGATGGAAACATCGTGATGCGATTTGAAGTCAGCAAAGATTTTAAGAGTGTATCCAACCGTACCGATATCGTAAAAGATATTCAATTCAAGCCTTTTGAGTCAGATCATCCATTCGGCGGGAACGGTGCTCACAATGGTAACCGACCTACCTTTGGACCAGATGGATCTTTATGGATCACTACGGGTGACCGACACAGAGGTGTTTGCCCACAATCACCTGATTTAATGTGCGGTAAAGTGCTGAGAATCGACACTGACGGTAATGCCCATAAGGGCAACAAACCACCTGCCGGTTACGACAAACGTATCTATACGTACGGACATCGAAACGTTCAGGGTATTGCGTTTAGAAGTGATGGTGCGGTATTTACAGCTGAGCACGGACCATGGCACAACGATGAACTCACTATGCTTGTAAATGGTGGTAACGGTGGATGGGATCCTCGGCAGAATGTAGGTGGCCGCGGAGAGTGTCCAGACGAGTACTGTGGATACAGCCCTAAACAGAAAGAAGGTGTGATTCCAGCCATTCGTGCAGCTTTTATGCCAATGAGTGACACCCGGTTTGCCGATCTAATGCCACCAGCATGGCAGAACAACGGCTACTCGCAAGGTACATCTTCAATTGCTTTCCTCAAAGGTAAGCAGTGGGGCACATATGAGGGCCGTGCAGTTGTAGGCATCATGGGTATTGCTTTTGGTGGCACCCCTGTTGGTATGCGTTTAGATGTATATGACATTGCTAAGGACGGGCAATCAATCAAGAGCGTGATTCACTTGCCAGTTGAGCAAAAGCGCTACCGTGGCGTCACATTGGGCCCTGACGGCGCATTGTATGCAAATACGGATGAAGGTGAAATCTACAAAATCACAGCTAAGTAATAATTCATTAGCTGCTAAGTAGTGAGAAGCGCCGCATTCGTGCGGCGCTTTTTTGTGAGTCAGACACGCGTATCTTTTTACTGATGGCTACACTCAATTAGCTAACCCAACCACCGGCCAGAGGAATAATTTGACCAACGATGTGCGTACATTTTTCGCTGGCTAAATATGATGCAAGTTCAGCAGTCTCTTCAGCAGACCCTACCTTATTAGTCGGTACATTCTTACGTACGTGATCTAAGAATTTTTCATCAGACAAGAGTCGATCGGGGTAGTAAGTATTATTATTAATATAGTTTTGCGCGATAGCATTCACTTGGATATTGGATCGCGCCAATTCAATACCTACTGCTTTGATAAAGGCATTCTGCGCGCCTCGCGCAGCGCAATACGCTGAATTATTAGCAATACCTCTCAGCGGGGCAGCACTGGTTACAGCAATGATTTTTCCAGACTTTCTCTCTAGCATCTGCGGGGTTGTTGCTCTAACGAGATACATCAGAGGATCAACCAAAACCTTGAATAACGTATCCCAATCGTCATTTTCAATAACTTGCACAGGACTAGATTTCGGTGGTTCTGCAAGATTTGCAACTAAAACATCAATCGTGCCCGACAACTGAATTAAAGCCTCGCACTCACTTTGAGTCACTAAAGGCCGATCATCCGTTAGGACATTAAACCCCATAGCCTTAAATTTATTTGCGATAGCCTCACCCATGTACTTTTTAACGCAGGTAACCAAAACCGTCCTATTTTCCATTATTAACTC
This genomic stretch from Pseudomonadota bacterium harbors:
- a CDS encoding SDR family oxidoreductase, yielding MENRTVLVTCVKKYMGEAIANKFKAMGFNVLTDDRPLVTQSECEALIQLSGTIDVLVANLAEPPKSSPVQVIENDDWDTLFKVLVDPLMYLVRATTPQMLERKSGKIIAVTSAAPLRGIANNSAYCAARGAQNAFIKAVGIELARSNIQVNAIAQNYINNNTYYPDRLLSDEKFLDHVRKNVPTNKVGSAEETAELASYLASEKCTHIVGQIIPLAGGWVS
- a CDS encoding cytochrome c encodes the protein MSRFVLYVLVFYSVNFSVAIAGDVEAGKARYSQNCFVCHGPSGKGLSSYPKLAGKDIAYLVDRLKRYRSEERFGPNSDLMIINAIPLSDDEIANLAAYLNSAKVQ
- a CDS encoding PQQ-dependent sugar dehydrogenase gives rise to the protein MKKSLISALFVLGVSALVSSSFAGGHKGKSAAVPQITQEAVLTGLESPWDTDFLADGTMFFTEKCKGFSVRLPSGKVQALYGMTGSKGYADTGNDLWCTNQAGMLGIAVDPNFDKNRRIYVASASTKYHGSGCKTNFERCDGNIVMRFEVSKDFKSVSNRTDIVKDIQFKPFESDHPFGGNGAHNGNRPTFGPDGSLWITTGDRHRGVCPQSPDLMCGKVLRIDTDGNAHKGNKPPAGYDKRIYTYGHRNVQGIAFRSDGAVFTAEHGPWHNDELTMLVNGGNGGWDPRQNVGGRGECPDEYCGYSPKQKEGVIPAIRAAFMPMSDTRFADLMPPAWQNNGYSQGTSSIAFLKGKQWGTYEGRAVVGIMGIAFGGTPVGMRLDVYDIAKDGQSIKSVIHLPVEQKRYRGVTLGPDGALYANTDEGEIYKITAK